A region from the Silene latifolia isolate original U9 population chromosome 7, ASM4854445v1, whole genome shotgun sequence genome encodes:
- the LOC141592980 gene encoding G-type lectin S-receptor-like serine/threonine-protein kinase SD1-13, whose protein sequence is MSSFQVLLFLFFLNVICNASDSINTTNFLKDEESIVSSNGTFRLSFFSPPNTTNRYVGIYYNKLPMMKVVWVANRNNPLRNSLGSFQISKDDNLQVLNGQKHILWSSNVTLSQLATNMSKAQLLDSGNLVLFSSDNNIIWQSFDHAGNTLLPHMSLVYNKATGKNSIVQAWKNPSDPSQGRFTTALGPSVLPEFFIWDNGRRYYRSGPWNGNWFLGIEVAVPSFQSHGIIIQTDGKGNTSLEFSIPPFLLTNYELSYQGTARQQYWDDTKGDWNALWEAPDNECGFYGRCGEYGSCNFLSSPICECLKGFEPKVRQEWESGNWSNGCTRTKQLQCGAKGAKENVFFSLPQMKPPADTNWLQGLDQDSCRTQCLSNCSCSAYAFDIGVGCMTWSGNLIDTQQFSSSGVNLYLRLSHSELGNNKRLKIIVTVTAVSGTATLVAIVYFLCRRKAREAKRNNTLLDILEVNPSLDKFEELPLFKFEKLSAATNNFQESNKLGQGGFGPVYKGTLEDGQEVAIKRLSGTSRQGVEEFMNEVLVISKLQHRNLVKLLGCCVELLERMLIYDYMPNKSLDAFLFDPQKKGILDWKKRYSIIEGICRGILYLHRDSRLKIIHRDLKAANILLDENLNPKISDFGMARIFGGSQSEADTTRVVGTYGYMPPEYAIEGRFSEKSDVFSFGVLLLEIITGKKTRWFDESSLSLLGYVWKQWNEDNYISLIDPVIAYQGFEAEISKCIHVGLLCVQEYAQDRPDISDVIAKLIASSTADFQKPKQPGFTRFMRDTSSSTQSHQTSSTNGLSITKISGR, encoded by the exons ATGTCATCTTTTCAAGTACTTCTGTTTCTGTTTTTCTTAAACGTAATCTGCAATGCTTCAGACAGCATCAACACCACAAACTTCCTCAAAGATGAAGAATCAATAGTCTCCAGCAATGGAACTTTCAGGCTGTCATTTTTTAGTCCACCAAACACTACCAATCGCTATGTCGGTATTTACTATAATAAGCTTCCTATGATGAAAGTAGTGTGGGTTGCAAATAGGAACAACCCATTAAGGAACTCACTTGGTTCATTTCAAATTTCCAAGGATGACAATCTTCAGGTACTTAATGGTCAAAAGCATATCCTCTGGTCATCAAATGTCACTCTCTCACAGTTGGCCACTAACATGTCAAAAGCTCAGCTTCTAGATTCAGGAAACCTAGTGTTGTTCAGTTCCGATAATAACATTATATGGCAGAGTTTTGATCATGCAGGAAACACTCTTTTGCCCCATATGAGCCTCGTTTATAACAAAGCTACTGGTAAAAACTCTATCGTCCAAGCATGGAAAAATCCTTCAGATCCTTCTCAAGGACGATTTACCACTGCCCTCGGTCCTAGTGTTCTTCCGGAATTCTTTATTTGGGACAACGGTCGCCGGTATTATCGAAGTGGGCCATGGAATGGTAACTGGTTTCTCGGAATTGAAGTTGCAGTTCCTAGCTTTCAAAGTCATGGGATTATTATTCAGACTGATGGCAAAGGTAACACCTCCCTAGAGTTTTCTATTCCCCCATTTCTTTTAACAAACTATGAGTTATCCTATCAAGGAACTGCAAGACAACAGTACTGGGATGATACTAAGGGAGATTGGAATGCCCTATGGGAAGCCCCAGATAATGAATGTGGGTTTTATGGAAGGTGCGGAGAATACGGTAGCTGCAACTTTCTGAGTTCTCCGATTTGTGAGTGTCTCAAGGGCTTTGAGCCAAAAGTTAGACAGGAGTGGGAATCAGGAAATTGGAGTAATGGGTGTACCCGGACAAAGCAATTGCAATGTGGAGCAAAAGGTGCCAAAGAGAATGTGTTTTTTAGCCTCCCACAGATGAAGCCCCCCGCAGATACAAACTGGTTGCAAGGTCTAGATCAAGACAGCTGTAGGACCCAGTGCTTGTCAAACTGTTCATGCTCGGCTTATGCATTTGATATTGGTGTGGGATGCATGACTTGGAGTGGAAACTTGATAGATACACAGCAGTTTTCGTCAAGTGGCGTGAATTTATACCTCCGGCTGTCACATTCAGAGCTAG GTAATAACAAAAGGCTGAAAATAATTGTTACAGTAACAGCAGTTTCAGGGACAGCCACACTAGTTGCCATAGTGTACTTCTTGTGTAGAAGAAAGGCTAGAGAAG CAAAGAGGAACAATACATTGTTGGATATCTTAGAGGTGAATCCAAGCCTTGATAAATTCGAAGAGCTACCATTGTTCAAATTTGAAAAACTTTCTGCTGCTACAAACAACTTCCAAGAGAGTAATAAGCTTGGACAAGGAGGATTCGGTCCGGTGTACAAG GGTACACTGGAAGATGGACAGGAAGTAGCAATAAAAAGATTGTCAGGAACCTCTAGACAAGGGGTAGAAGAGTTTATGAATGAGGTGTTGGTTATTTCCAAACTTCAGCATCGCAATCTTGTTAAACTTTTGGGCTGCTGTGTGGAACTCCTTGAAAGAATGCTCATTTACGACTACATGCCCAACAAAAGTTTGGATGCATTTCTTTTTG ATCCTCAGAAAAAAGGAATCCTTGATTGGAAGAAACGTTACAGTATTATAGAAGGGATATGCCGAGGCATTCTCTATCTTCATCGAGATTCCCGTCTCAAGATCATCCACAGAGATCTCAAGGCTGCCAACATTTTGCTTGATGAGAACCTCAACCCAAAAATTTCAGATTTTGGCATGGCACGAATTTTCGGAGGTAGCCAAAGTGAGGCTGATACCACAAGGGTTGTAGGAACATA TGGCTACATGCCTCCTGAGTATGCAATCGAAGGGCGTTTCTCCGAAAAATCAGATGTATTTAGCTTCGGAGTCTTGTTGTTGGAGATAATAACTGGTAAAAAGACTCGATGGTTTGATGAGTCATCATTGAGCCTTCTGGGATAT GTATGGAAACAGTGGAACGAGGACAATTACATTTCCTTGATTGATCCGGTAATAGCTTATCAAGGTTTTGAAGCAGAGATATCAAAATGCATACATGTGGGGCTTCTTTGTGTTCAGGAATATGCTCAAGATAGACCAGACATATCTGATGTCATCGCAAAGCTAATTGCTTCAAGTACCGCAGACTTTCAAAAGCCCAAGCAACCGGGTTTCACTCGATTTATGCGTGATACGAGTTCTAGTACCCAAAGCCACCAGACAAGTTCCACGAATGGCCTTTCCATCACAAAAATCAGCGGTCGATAG